One part of the Nostoc sp. PCC 7120 = FACHB-418 genome encodes these proteins:
- a CDS encoding hydrogenase small subunit, with product MTNVLWLQGGACSGNTMSFLNAEEPTVCDLIADFGIKVLWHPSLGLELGDNLQTLLWDCILGKIPLDILVFEGTVVNAPNGTGEWNRFADRPMKDWLTDLAQAASFVVAVGDCATWGGIPAMEPNPSESQGLQFLKRKGGGFLGQDFRTKSGLPVINIPGCPAHPDWITQILVAIATGRIGDIALDELNRPQTFFNTFTQTGCTRNVHFAYKATTAEFGQRKGCLFYDLGCRGPMTHSSCNRILWNRVSSKTRAGMPCLGCTEPEFPFFDLKPGTVFKTQTIMGVPKELPPGVSNKNYAVLTMVAKDTAPKWAEEDFFTV from the coding sequence ATGACTAACGTACTCTGGCTGCAAGGTGGTGCTTGTTCAGGCAACACCATGTCTTTTCTCAACGCCGAAGAACCGACAGTATGCGATTTAATTGCTGATTTTGGGATCAAGGTACTTTGGCATCCTTCCTTAGGACTGGAACTAGGCGACAACTTACAAACCTTACTTTGGGATTGCATCTTAGGCAAAATCCCTCTAGACATTTTGGTCTTTGAAGGCACTGTAGTTAACGCCCCCAACGGTACAGGCGAATGGAACCGTTTTGCCGATCGCCCCATGAAAGATTGGCTAACCGACCTCGCCCAAGCCGCTAGTTTTGTCGTCGCCGTGGGAGACTGCGCCACCTGGGGAGGAATCCCCGCAATGGAACCAAACCCCAGCGAATCCCAAGGCTTGCAATTCCTCAAACGCAAAGGTGGCGGTTTCTTGGGTCAAGATTTCCGCACCAAATCAGGGCTACCAGTCATCAATATTCCCGGTTGTCCAGCCCATCCCGATTGGATTACGCAGATATTAGTGGCGATCGCTACCGGACGCATCGGCGACATCGCCCTCGATGAACTCAATCGCCCCCAAACCTTCTTTAACACCTTCACCCAAACAGGCTGTACTCGTAACGTCCACTTCGCCTACAAAGCCACCACCGCCGAATTTGGACAACGCAAAGGCTGTTTATTCTACGACTTGGGTTGTCGCGGCCCCATGACTCATTCCTCCTGCAACCGCATCCTCTGGAATCGCGTCTCCTCCAAAACCCGCGCCGGAATGCCCTGTTTAGGTTGCACAGAACCAGAGTTCCCCTTCTTCGACCTCAAACCCGGAACCGTATTTAAAACCCAAACCATCATGGGAGTACCCAAAGAACTACCGCCAGGAGTAAGCAATAAAAACTACGCTGTCCTCACAATGGTGGCTAAAGACACAGCCCCCAAATGGGCAGAAGAAGACTTTTTCACAGTTTAG
- a CDS encoding NifU family protein: MTNLEDLVTEISRYEAIISQWDETQRGVVVGLKRAIEDLHQEALKRLIKSVKQECLPALQNAVQDEVVYGVLLYHGLVKQPQPPLLQRVQAALEEVRPGLKDHHGDVELVAIKPPDTVEVRFIGTCSSCPASTLTLSQGVEQAIKALCPEIVTVIAVK; this comes from the coding sequence ATGACAAATTTAGAAGATTTGGTGACGGAAATTAGCCGCTATGAGGCGATTATCTCACAGTGGGATGAAACTCAGCGCGGGGTGGTGGTTGGGTTGAAAAGGGCGATTGAGGATTTACATCAGGAAGCTTTGAAGCGGTTGATTAAGAGTGTGAAACAGGAATGTTTGCCAGCTTTACAAAATGCGGTGCAGGATGAGGTGGTTTACGGAGTTCTACTTTATCATGGGTTGGTGAAACAGCCCCAACCGCCGCTTTTACAACGTGTGCAAGCTGCTTTGGAAGAGGTGCGTCCAGGGTTGAAAGACCATCATGGGGATGTGGAGTTAGTGGCGATTAAACCACCGGATACGGTAGAGGTGAGGTTTATCGGGACTTGTAGTAGTTGTCCGGCTTCTACTTTGACGTTATCCCAAGGGGTGGAACAGGCGATTAAGGCGCTGTGTCCAGAAATTGTGACGGTGATTGCGGTGAAGTAA